One Gossypium hirsutum isolate 1008001.06 chromosome A08, Gossypium_hirsutum_v2.1, whole genome shotgun sequence genomic window, ATCGTTTGATTGATGTACTTGGCTTACGCTAGTTCGGAAGTTATTCAAagtcagaaaaaaaaaaggtgaaaaaagAATTTTCTAGGTTTTTCATTTTATGAAACATTTCACATTGCATTTGTTTTCTCTACTTAAAGATTAGATCTctgtatattttcaaaataagaaaatttcaaaataatttctttgtaatagtttaaattttttttatttttttagagaaatctaattaaataatatgatattaatctaaaatatgaCACTTTAAGTTAACTTAAACTTTTATCATATTCACGAATGTGACATTAGTTTTAAATGAACACAATTGGATGGTGTTAAATGCTTTTCTTGTTTAGTGAGTTTCGGAACTACGTTAAGGAATAGAaatattaagaaatatttttttaatatatatttttaaatattaaaattataactaaattaataattatttgtaatttttgagagataaatttattgagtttattagaattagaactaaaataataaattttgtaaatattaagggttaaatttattaattttttagatatAAGATCAAATTCATGTACTTTAAACTTAAATGACtgaatttattattaaactaataaaaaaatttcaatcatctaatttaatgataattaaaGTGACTACtatgatatttaattaattaaagtcagtatgatatttaattttcaaaaagttaaataaataaatggagaAGTATAGTTGTTGACTGTTCTTGGAATTTACCCTTtgtatatttgtttcttttttccgTTTTGTACCGAAAGCCTCCATACTCTCCCTCTTGCGGAAAACGATTCCTTTCATTTCTATTATCCTCTTTCTCTCAAAACCCTAAACCGTCGCCAATCATAATAATCAGATTCTGCAAGTTCCTTATCTTCCTTATTGTCCTTTATTGATTTTATTGGCAATTATGATTTCTTCTTTCAGTTTTCAATTATGTcccaatttaacaaattttccttTTGGTCTTCTTACAGTAAAATTTGATGTGATGAAGAGGGCAATGCCATGGGATGATCATGATGAGGCAAATGATTCATCATCTTCTGACGAATCTTCATCTTCAAATCCGGACTCTGAAGCTGAAGATGGACCTCCCAACACCAAGCCTACGAACTCATCCCAAGGTGTTACAGTTTACTCTCCTTTCCTCTTTTTTCCccttcatttttatgtttttccttCATTTCTGACATTTTACTGAATTGAATGGAATGGATATCTTCCTCGATTTTGATTCTTTTGGTacgtaaattagaataaatattaTAGAAGAATGCTTGTGTTTATTAGAATAAATATTATTGAAACTATGGTTATCCTGAATAGCTGAATCATAATTTTGCTTGCTAGAGGGTGGTACTGCCATTTGTGTTTATAACTGTGCAACAAAGGGGCGAAACCATGTCACATTATTTAGATGAGAACAAACTCTGAAGACTGCTGGTTTACTTGATGTTTCTAAATATTGCCATTAGCATTGTACTGATTAGGCTTGATTTATATAAACTCATATATGATTATAGATTGCTGAATTTTCCTTATTGTTCTGTCCCTTTAAGTTTAAATATgttctttgatttttttgactaaAAGAAAAGGCATACCTGGTTTACTGTCTTTAGCTGCGTATGTACAGCAAAATCTAGGAAACAAAAAAGTGCTGCGTTGGATTTTGAAGCATTGAAGCGACATGGCTATAAGGGAGGGTTATCTGTCCTAAATGTACCTCCTCCAAAAGAGAAGCCAGACTGGTCTTGGTCAACTGGCAGAGAAAGCAGTGAAATCAGGGAGATTAAAGAATCTTTCAAGGACAGACAGAAAACTAGAGCCGCAATATTGGATGCAGAGGAGCTGGTTAATGCACAAACTCGGAAAGAGAAACAGAATGTTTCCTTTTCACAGAAGGAGAAGCGGAAAAGAGAACTTGGTCAGGCTAGTAGGGGGAAGAATTACGTTGAAGAAGAGAAGAGGTTGCTCCGGGAAAGTGGCATCTATTCTGGTTTTGATACTTGATTTGTGCAACTAGGAACGAGCTTTCACATCATGTATGTGATGTAGTTGTTCTCTTGCGGTAGATACTTTGTTGTAACATCTATTTCTGTGGTTTTCAGAAAAACAGGTTCCGTATTGTTGTATTATAAAGATAATTATCTTTCAAGACAGTTACAAAAACAGTGAATCTAGTGGCATTTGTTTGTTATGTGGGATTAATGATTAGT contains:
- the LOC107946614 gene encoding uncharacterized protein, producing the protein MKRAMPWDDHDEANDSSSSDESSSSNPDSEAEDGPPNTKPTNSSQAKSRKQKSAALDFEALKRHGYKGGLSVLNVPPPKEKPDWSWSTGRESSEIREIKESFKDRQKTRAAILDAEELVNAQTRKEKQNVSFSQKEKRKRELGQASRGKNYVEEEKRLLRESGIYSGFDT